The Acidobacteriota bacterium genome has a segment encoding these proteins:
- a CDS encoding 50S ribosomal protein L28 produces the protein MARHCEICGKGILTGMNVSKSNNRTHRRWLPNLQRVRAKVDGRTKRIRVCTRCLRAGRVEKAS, from the coding sequence ATGGCGCGACACTGTGAAATCTGCGGCAAGGGCATACTCACGGGCATGAACGTGAGCAAGTCTAACAACCGCACGCACCGCCGCTGGCTCCCTAACCTCCAGCGCGTGCGCGCGAAGGTGGACGGGCGCACGAAGCGCATACGCGTGTGCACCCGGTGCCTGCGCGCCGGCAGAGTCGAAAAAGCCTCCTAA